A genomic region of Platichthys flesus chromosome 4, fPlaFle2.1, whole genome shotgun sequence contains the following coding sequences:
- the cep295 gene encoding centrosomal protein of 295 kDa isoform X1: MKRKLVKLRPSPNEEARILREEHERRRKLRIQQVREQQRHIAQQIRLAVEQRRQQELELLGERLRLDWEQQQQEKLHTLQRLYQESLQQLGQGHRSAKENEPDLAAIAQREEENHAKADQRYREALKELKSQRLKEHERQSQLISSRKKALQTEKERSAKLARLPPPPPNPVQNIDYKKPHVVKKSDVSAFATTHYNMPESTVDREEDTQQMNAHEAAELEAMRRQELQRDELRRRGEQLEKARARGRQALRREQLVQDRERLLVELEHMQQTDLLRRRQQVSQMPPQIFQPLYKRQETRDDFQREIEFAFEDMYTGERRDKGDLVLQLAPEPIPALSTGSKDQELDVTLDEITTPGTEHSPHEAEQEAESNEQETSAQGFSVEPSKPAPRRALKKLLDRIRGQRNQSTEHSRRVSPADSLTVMTDQIPERDTTIETGSLTSGEKDQPAPIELLQPVLSPPEKTSTIGSSVETSPAANTRQPDELANRIQDFGEERKKREEQLEREKQQQLVLLQELEKQKVKLEQMLLEAQHEREHLKAAAGKQEVDFNRSDGTDQDQEVVSVLTGPATELEPPAGEDDHHRRIREYQQRLLEQNRTHQRSVEVARQRLEEYQRALRIRYSMTSPLLQSAVVPPGHPPLHLPTPPPLTTTPGVPSFIHNKPLTSIEVPTRESDILVSPPLTGSSLSAGFKLLPGEVESRSNCSRNQRADVSSWLTDNIMERVTEHLPQRVRPSSLKTEPPPHKLFTSHPSTNIPLQRSSDPIQATSSSIWDDAPRVPGHAEVQPGVVFHGSLQTMSSRRDDKERQRRELQEFQRRVQEQKEAIELQKEEERLRGELQKVHKQEVELQEFQRRKVELQEFQRREVELQEFQRRVQEQKEAIELQQEERRRGELQEFQRREVELQEFQRREVELQEFQRRVQEQKEAIELQQEERRRGELQEVHKREVELQEFQRRMQERREVVDLQQEERRRVELQEVQRNMQEQRREVELQEQRREVELQEFQRRVQQQREAVELQQEEGRQRGELQEVQRNMQEQRREVELQEQRREVELQEFQRRVQQQREAVELQQEEGRQRGELQEVQRRMQEQREVVELQQEDEKRRREDEMEQMRQQKETLKALIHTDAQPVPDVSSEELVSENTGQTRLRLLAFLLKAIEESNGGTLSHLQDPDTREATLHLPLGGSDPIAQTSVPAPVLLPELLPPPVRAAKPPVTRIRLGIMEATEQHELSAIQEVETSVMNDKVTGPEKNLKVPSAVKWDLEEESDLSISSDRTLDTPSVSSSGKRTVDSSSSSGTNSETSHHHIWRERLLTGAVTSPESSEPDSVLRRISPPSSDSGRGADVSGPAATSYRSFTESPLRPPDPDCFSSTTISSGSYITTDPEQNVNTDTSPAVTLCEEQGADVLDVSSPTAQLSFIKDTSAARRHGVAVQTLFNDGSIQRIIERYTRELDFSLSSAGRATDSEASYVDEPGSVGGASEGEGAAGRQTPPPGPRTQSDLSVDLFLLQDRDFRVNPILDPFSGDTSLQAEDSFRPLIGQLAEQSSCLAADQRDSAMERLVGQPSAHSSMIGQLQVSVGQGAWDSSLSRMIGRLSHRSSVNGRSGWQDASQLMGPMVEEPSTTWLDEVQEESQMRPLVGEPDTDQHSGVSGEWTNMDPSVPAEASLPSHPASTHCASAPAASPHPQDQIPQNQTSPMDLDPERTDGEKTVTSSDQRPYVFPGSDSFHPLLAELTHNDTADPSMTFHLLSHKVLSSPELSSEESSASSPPGGSDTHSDSSPPGGSDTHSDSSVESEPSPERLRSEDPASHQLLQDQTQESALVLEDTMSADVELSLSKLTMCDEAPAAGTSQPAGGAADRFQDSVQVRDVCEEMTSEPGSDLRRDTPLFRRIMEAACEKGILEQSEITLVSLTDEDTTITEEEGVCEENNPDEEGQKSKETKEAESTSSEDGARTHPVPVLDVHWGLSRRLQDVNEQKRKALIQRSSRRVEGIKAKVALNKNRAESEAREEETELQTESQAGESKTSGFIQKNKCQPPPPASASMLKEVKLYGPEQRKRDVCEMYQRTQRLFHQLEEVKQQKTIRSRREASAQNRLKAKEFHKKTLEKLRAKQTQQ; the protein is encoded by the exons atgaagaggaaactgGTGAAACTGAGACCGAGCCCCAACGAGGAGGCTCGGATCCTAAGAGAAGAACACGAGAGGAGGCGGAAGCTGCGGATACAGCAG GTGCGGGAGCAGCAGCGGCACATCGCTCAGCAGATCCGCCTGGCGGTGGAGCAGAGGcggcagcaggagctggagctgctgggggAGCGGCTGCGGCTGGactgggagcagcagcagcaggagaagctccacACGCTGCAGAGGTTGTACCAGGAGAGTCTCCAGCAGCTCGGACAGGGACACAGGAGTGCTAAGGAAAAT GAACCCGACTTGGCCGCCATTgctcagagggaggaagaaaatcaCGCCAAAGCAGATCAGCGTTATCGAGAAGCCCTGAAGGAGCTGAAATCCCAGAGACTTAAAGAACATGAGAGACAAagcca ACTCATCAGCTCCAGGAAGAAGGCACTGCAGACAGAAAAGGAGAGATCCGCAAAACTGGCCCGTCTCCCGCCGCCTCCCCCCAACCCCGTTCAG AACATCGATTATAAGAAGCCCCACGTAGTGAAGAAGTCTGATGTGAGCGCCTTCGCTACCACACACTACAACATGCCAGAGAGCACggtggacagagaggaagacacaCAGCAG ATGAATGCTCATGAGGCGGCTGAGCTGGAGGCGATGAGAcggcaggagctgcagagggacgaattgaggaggagaggggaacaGCTTGAGAAGGCTCGCGCCAGAGGGAGGCAGGCACTGAGGAGGGAACAGCTCGTACAG GACCGTGAGCGCTTGCTTGTAGAACTGGAGCACATGCAGCAGACCGAcctgctgaggaggagacagcagGTGTCACAGATGCCTCCTCAGATCTTCCAGCCTCTCTACAAGAGACAGGAGACGAGGGACGACTTCCAGAGGGAGATTGAGTTTGCTTTTGAGGACATGTacacaggagagagga GGGACAAAGGTGACCTGGTGCTCCAGCTGGCTCCGGAGCCCATACCAGCTCTGTCCACAGGCAGCAAGGACCAAGAGCTGGACGTCACTCTGGATGAGATCACCACACCGGGAACAGAACACTCTCCACATGAAGCTGAGCAAGAGGCTGAGAGCAATGAGCAGGAAACATCTGCTCAAG GATTTTCAGTGGAACCCTCCAAACCTGCTCCTCGGCGGGCGTTGAAGAAACTCCTGGATCGtatcagaggtcagaggaaccAGTCGACTGAACACAGCAGGCGTGTCTCTCCAGCCGATTCACTGACTGTCATGACTGATCAGATCCCAGAGCGCGACACCACCATAGAGACGGGCTCCCTGACCAGTGGGGAGAAGGACCAACCAGCTCCCATTGAGCTCCTGCAGCCGGTTCTCTCTCCACCAGAGAAAACATCCACGATCGGCAGCT CAGTGGAGACGTCACCTGCAGCAAATACTCGACAACCCGATGAGCTCGCAAACAGAATCCAAGACTTTGGAGAAGAACGAAAGAAAAGG GAGGAGCAGCTTGAGcgggagaagcagcagcagttggtTTTGCTGCAGGAGCTTGAAAAGCAGAAGGTCAAACTGGAGCAGATGCTGCTGGAGGCTCAGCATGAGAGGGAGCATCTGAAAGCTGCTGCTGGGAAGCAGGAAGTGGATTTCAACCGATCAGACGGAACTGACCAGGATCAGGAAGTGGTCTCGGTTCTCACTGGTCCAGCAACTGAG CTGGAGCCCCCTGCAGGTGAGGATGACCACCACCGGAGGATTAGAGAATATCAACAACGTCTGCTGGAACAAAACAG AACTCACCAGAGGTCCGTGGAAGTGGCTCGCCAGCGTCTGGAGGAATACCAGCGAGCTCTGCGAATTCGTTACAGCATGACCTCCCCATTGTTGCAGTCGGCTGTCGTTCCTCCAGGTCACCCACCGCTGCATCTTCCAACCCCTCCACCTCTAACTACAACTCCTGGAGTCCCATCATTCATCCATAATAAACCACTGACCTCAATAGAAGTTCCCACTAGAGAGTCTGACATTCTGGTTTCACCTCCTCTTACTGGCTCCAGTTTGAGCGCTGGTTTCAAGCTGCTACCTGGAGAAGTGGAATCTCGCTCAAATTGTTCAAGGAACCAAAGAGCAGACGTGAGCTCCTGGCTCACCGACAACATAATGGAGAGAGTAACCGAGCACCTCCCACAGAGGGTGAGACCCTCGTCGCTCAAAACAGAGCCTCCGCCTCACAAACTGTTCACATCACATCCCTCAACCAACATCCCACTCCAGCGATCCTCTGATCCCATCCAGGCCACCAGCTCGAGCATCTGGGATGATGCACCACGGGTTCCAGGCCATGCAGAGGTTCAGCCCGGGGTCGTGTTTCATGGTTCCCTGCAGACGATGAGCTCCAGAAGAGACGACAAGGAGAGGCAGAGGCGGGAGCTGCAGGAGTTCCAGAGGCGTGTGCAGGAGCAGAAGGAGGCGATAGAGCtgcagaaagaagaggagaggctgAGGGGAGAGCTGCAGAAGGTGCACaagcaggaagtggagctgcaggagttcCAGAGACGGAAAGTAGAGCTGCAGGAGTTCCAGAGACGGGAAGTAGAGCTGCAGGAGTTCCAGAGGCGTGTGCAGGAGCAGAAGGAGGCGATAGAGCTGCAACAAGAGGAGAGGCGGAGGGGAGAGCTGCAGGAGTTCCAGAGACGGGAAGTAGAGCTGCAGGAGTTCCAGAGACGGGAAGTAGAGCTGCAGGAGTTCCAGAGGCGTGTGCAGGAACAGAAGGAGGCGATAGAGCTGCAACAAGAGGAGAGGCGGAGgggagagctgcaggaggtgcaTAAGCGGgaagtggagctgcaggagttcCAGAGACGCATGCAGGAGCGGAGGGAGGTTGTAGACCTGCAGCAAGAGGAGAGGCGGAGGgtagagctgcaggaggtgcagAGAAACATGCAGGAGCAGAGACGGGAAgtagagctgcaggagcagagaaGGGAAGTAGAGCTGCAGGAGTTCCAGAGACGtgttcagcagcagagggaggcagTAGAGCTGCAGCAAGAAGAGGGGAGGCAGAGgggagagctgcaggaggtgcagAGAAACATGCAGGAGCAGAGACGGGAAgtagagctgcaggagcagagaaGGGAAGTAGAGCTGCAGGAGTTCCAGAGACGtgttcagcagcagagggaggcagTAGAGCTGCAGCAAGAAGAGGGGAGGCAGAGgggagagctgcaggaggtaCAGAGACgcatgcaggagcagagggaggtggtagagctgcagcaggaagatgAGAAGCGGAGGCGGGAAGATGAGATGGAGCAGATGAGGCAGCAGAAGGAGACGTTAAAGGCTTTGATTCATACTGACGCACAA ccagTTCCAGACGTTTCCAGTGAAGAGTTGGTTTCAGAGAACACGGGTCAGACTCGCCTCAGGTTACTTGCGTTCCTGCTGAAAGCGATCGAGGAGTCTAACGGAGGAACGTTGTCACACCTCCAAGACCCCGACACCAGAGAGGCCACCCTTCACCTACCACTGGGTGGCAGTG atcCCATCGCTCAGACCAGTGTTCCTGCTCCCGTCCTCCTGCCAgagctcctccctcctccagtccGAGCAGCGAAGCCCCCAGTGACCCGCATCCGACTGGGAATCATGGAGGCGACTGAACAACACGAGCTCAGTGCGATTCAAGAGGTGGAGACGTCCGTCATGAACGACAAAGTCACAG GTCCAGAGAAGAACCTGAAGGTACCATCAGCTGTAAAATGGGATCTGGAAGAGGAATCCGATTTGTCCATCTCATCTGACAGAACTCTGGACACGCCCTCTGTGTCCAGCAGCGGGAAACGGACGGTGGACAGCTCGAGCAGCTCCGGGACAAACTCTGAGACGTCCCACCATCacatctggagagagagactgctgACGGGAGCAGTGACCTCTCCAGAATCCTCAGAGCCTG ATTCAGTCCTGAGAAGGATCTCGCCTCCTTCGTCTGACTCTGGGAGAGGAGCTGACGTCTCTGGACCGGCAGCCACAAGCTACAGGTCCTTCACAGAG tctccCCTCAGGCCTCCTGACCCCgactgcttctcctccaccaccatctccagCGGCAGCTACATCACCACCGATCCTGAGCAAAACGTGAACACTG ACACATCCCCAGCTGTCACGCTCTGTGAGGAACAAGGAGCTGATGTCCTCGACGTCTCCTCTCCGACCGCTCAACTCTCCTTCATCAAGGACACGTCGGCTGCACGTCGTCATGGTGTCGCCGTTCAGACTCTGTTCAACGACGGCAGCATTCAGCGAATTATAGAGCGATACACGAGGGAGCTCGACTTCTCCCTCAGCTCCGCCGGGAGAGCGACAG acAGTGAAGCCTCGTATGTGGACGAGCCCGGTTCTGTGGGTGGAGCCTCGGAGGGCGAAGGCGCTGCAGGTCGTCAGACTCCTCCCCCAGGGCCTCGGACTCAAAGTGACCTG TCAGTTGATCTGTTTTTGTTACAGGATCGAGACTTTCGTGTCAATCCAATCCTGGATCCCTTCTCAGGTGACACCTCATTACAGGCTGAGGACTCGTTCAggcctctgattggccagctggcagAGCAGTCCTCCTGCCTCGCTGCTGACCAGAGGGACTCGGCCATGGAGCGACTGGTCGGTCAACCGTCGGCTCACTCGTCCATGATCGGTCAGCTTCAAGTGAGCGTGGGTCAAGGGGCGTGGGATTCCAGTCTGAGTCGGATGATTGGTCGACTCTCCCATCGGTCCAGCGTTAATGGTCGGAGCGGCTGGCAGGACGCGAGTCAGCTGATGGGTCCGATGGTGGAGGAGCCGTCGACCACGTGGTTGGATGAAGTTCAGGAGGAAAGCCAGATGAGACCTCTGGTCGGGGAGCCAGACACCGATCAGCACAGTGGAGTCTCAG gTGAATGGACCAACATGGATCCCAGTGTCCCAGCTGAGGCCAGTTTACCATCACACCCAGCATCGACACACTGTGCCTCTGCCCCGGCTGCCAGTCCACATCCACAGGACCAGATACCACAGAACCAAACCAGTCCAATGGACCTGGACCCCGAAAGGACAGACGGTGAGAAAACAGTGACTTCAAGTGACCAAAGACCTTATG tttttccaGGCTCGGACTCTTTCCACCCGCTGCTGGCTGAGCTCACCCACAACGACACAGCCGACCCCTCCATGACCTTTCACCTGCTCTCACACAAAGTGCTGTCCTCACCGGAGCTGAGCAGTGAAGAGTCCagtgcctcctctcctcctggaggCTCTGACACTCACAgtgactcctctcctcctggaggCTCTGACACTCACAGTGATTCCTCTGTCGAGTCCGAGCCGTCGCCTGAACGCCTTCGCTCGGAGGATCCTGCCTCACACCAACTCCTCCAGGACCAAACCCAGGAATCTGCCCTCGTGCTGGAAGACACCATGAGTGCAGACGTGGAGCTGAGTCTGTCAAAATTAACCATGTGTGATGAAGCACCTGCTGCAGGCACGTCACagccagcaggaggcgctgcagACAGGTTTCAGGATTCAGTTCAAGTCAGAGACGTTTGTGAAGAAATGACGTCTGAGCCGGGCTCCGACCTGAGGAGGGATACTCCCCTCTTCCGTAGGATTATG GAAGCAGCCTGTGAGAAGGGGATCCTGGAGCAGTCGGAGATAACACTGGTGAGTCTGACCGACGAAGACACGACCATCACTGAGGAAGAGGGAGTTTGTGAAGAGAACAATCCAGATGAGGAAGGACAGAAAAGCAAAGAGACAAAG GAGGCAGAATCCACGTCATCTGAGGACGGAGCTCGAACTCATCCAG TGCCGGTCCTGGACGTTCACTGGGGTCTGAGCAGACGCCTGCAGGACGTGAACGAGCAGAAGCGCAAGGCTCTGATCCAGAGATCCTCTCGCAGGGTGGAAGGCATCAAGGCCAAAGTGGCTCTGAACAAGAATCGAGCTGAGTCTGAAGCAAGAGAAGAGGAAACCGAACTTCAAACAGAGTCACAGGCTGGAGAGAGTAAAACGTCTGGTTTCATCCAGAAGAACAAGTGTCAGCCTCCACCTCCAG CGAGCGCCTCTATGCTGAAAGAGGTGAAGCTCTACGGCCCAGAGCAGCGGAAGCGGGACGTGTGTGAGATGTACCAGAGAActcagag ACTGTTCcatcagctggaggaggtgaagcagcagAAAACCATCCGGAGCCGACGGGAAGCTTCGGCACAAAATCGACTGAAGGCCAAAGAATTccacaag AAAACTTTAGAGAAGCTTCGAGCCAAGCAGACGCAGCAGTGA